The following proteins are encoded in a genomic region of Lujinxingia vulgaris:
- a CDS encoding ABC transporter ATP-binding protein: protein MAEQSEATEERENLLLPGEARWEGEDGEPIIELVDVYKSFGEDHVLKGLSLKVMPGKITIIIGASGSGKSVLIKHMNGLLRPDKGSVRLFGQDVSELGDQALDRLRKRVGTMFQNYALFDSLTVRENVAFALVEHGAMARAKAEELAETIIKELDLGHALDQYPATLSGGMKKRVSLARAIVSNPEVVLFDEPTTGLDPVMMEFVDKLVEEITHKYQLTSVLISHDLATIFRIADQVAVLADGQIICVGRPEEIRESEDPRVQELIGGKAKSQIEVHASDDSEQAEMIVRMEGVHKGWGNNQVLRGVDFEVPTGKLTTLIGGSGSGKSVMMKHLLGLLKADRGTVEVFGQDLSKLSEGELRELRTKVGMLFQHAALFDSMSVRENVAFPLVERRVCSRKEAHERTDRLLDQLKLMDIAEQVPVQISSGQQKRVSLARALVTEPQLLIYDEPTTGQDPIMSLYVEEMIMEVQESFDVTSIVISHDMASAFRTADMIAMLHKGEIIACGPPQVIADSEDERVRNFVYAADVAAQEREAASRREGGG, encoded by the coding sequence GTGGCGGAGCAAAGTGAGGCGACGGAGGAGCGCGAGAACCTGCTCTTGCCCGGGGAGGCACGCTGGGAGGGGGAGGATGGCGAGCCGATCATCGAGCTTGTCGATGTGTATAAGAGTTTTGGGGAGGATCACGTCTTAAAGGGGCTGAGCCTGAAGGTGATGCCGGGGAAGATCACGATCATTATCGGGGCGTCGGGCTCGGGTAAGAGCGTGTTGATCAAGCATATGAACGGGTTGTTGAGGCCGGATAAGGGGAGTGTGCGGCTCTTCGGGCAGGATGTCTCGGAGCTCGGTGATCAGGCGCTCGACCGGTTGCGCAAGCGGGTAGGGACGATGTTTCAGAACTACGCGCTCTTCGACTCGTTGACGGTGCGGGAGAACGTGGCCTTTGCGCTGGTGGAACACGGGGCGATGGCGCGGGCGAAGGCCGAGGAGCTGGCGGAGACCATTATCAAGGAGCTGGATCTGGGGCATGCCCTGGACCAGTACCCGGCGACGCTCTCGGGGGGCATGAAAAAGAGGGTGAGTCTGGCGCGGGCGATCGTGTCGAACCCCGAGGTGGTGCTCTTTGATGAGCCTACGACCGGGCTTGATCCGGTGATGATGGAGTTCGTCGATAAGCTCGTTGAGGAGATCACGCATAAGTACCAGCTGACCAGTGTGCTGATCAGCCATGACCTGGCGACGATCTTTCGGATCGCCGACCAGGTGGCGGTGCTGGCCGACGGTCAGATCATCTGCGTGGGCCGGCCGGAGGAGATTCGCGAGAGCGAGGACCCGCGGGTGCAGGAGCTGATCGGGGGGAAGGCGAAGTCGCAGATCGAGGTGCACGCGTCAGATGATTCCGAGCAGGCCGAGATGATCGTGCGGATGGAGGGGGTGCATAAGGGGTGGGGTAATAATCAGGTGCTGCGCGGGGTGGATTTTGAGGTGCCCACCGGCAAGCTGACCACGCTCATCGGGGGTTCGGGGTCGGGGAAGAGCGTGATGATGAAGCACCTGCTGGGGTTGCTCAAGGCCGACCGTGGGACGGTGGAGGTGTTTGGCCAGGATCTCTCGAAGCTGAGCGAGGGGGAGTTGCGGGAGTTGCGCACGAAGGTGGGGATGCTCTTTCAGCATGCGGCGCTCTTTGACTCGATGAGCGTGCGGGAGAATGTGGCGTTTCCGCTGGTGGAGCGGCGCGTGTGCAGCAGGAAGGAGGCGCACGAGCGCACGGACCGGCTGCTGGATCAGCTCAAGCTGATGGATATCGCCGAGCAGGTGCCGGTGCAGATCTCGAGCGGGCAGCAGAAGCGGGTGAGTCTGGCGCGGGCGCTTGTGACGGAGCCGCAGCTGTTGATTTACGACGAGCCGACCACCGGTCAGGACCCGATCATGTCGTTGTATGTCGAGGAGATGATCATGGAGGTCCAGGAGAGCTTCGACGTGACGAGTATCGTGATCAGTCACGATATGGCGTCGGCGTTTCGCACCGCAGACATGATCGCGATGTTGCATAAGGGGGAGATCATCGCCTGCGGGCCACCTCAGGTCATCGCGGACTCGGAGGATGAGCGGGTGCGCAACTTTGTATACGCCGCCGATGTGGCGGCGCAGGAGCGTGAGGCGGCGTCGCGGCGTGAGGGCGGGGGGTGA
- a CDS encoding nucleotide pyrophosphohydrolase has product MKKTPPTLPDLQARVDAWINQWDEGYFSPLSNLARLTEELGELARAINHLHGDKPPKSTEGKGDPAEELADMLFVILALANSLDIDLDEALNQVFKKYNVRDAGRFTPREP; this is encoded by the coding sequence ATGAAGAAAACTCCCCCAACCCTCCCCGACTTACAAGCCCGAGTTGACGCCTGGATCAACCAGTGGGACGAGGGCTACTTCAGCCCCCTCTCCAACCTCGCCAGGCTCACCGAAGAGCTCGGAGAGCTCGCCCGCGCCATCAACCACCTCCACGGCGACAAGCCCCCCAAGTCCACCGAAGGCAAAGGAGACCCCGCCGAAGAGCTCGCTGACATGCTCTTTGTGATCTTGGCCCTGGCAAACTCCCTCGACATCGATCTCGACGAGGCCCTCAACCAGGTTTTTAAAAAATACAACGTCCGCGACGCCGGGCGTTTCACCCCGCGCGAACCCTGA
- a CDS encoding Rieske (2Fe-2S) protein, giving the protein MAGPIVEATRYVDVSDVEAVKEGEGTIVFVGVRRLALFRVGDEVHCIENRCPHAGGFLGLGRVEGCQVRCPRHDWAFDFTTGDCLSDPRYDVRRYPVRVEEGRVLVGVAE; this is encoded by the coding sequence GTGGCTGGACCGATCGTAGAGGCGACGCGTTATGTGGACGTGTCGGATGTGGAAGCGGTGAAGGAGGGGGAGGGGACGATTGTGTTTGTGGGGGTGAGGCGTCTTGCGCTGTTTCGGGTGGGGGATGAGGTGCATTGCATTGAGAACCGCTGCCCGCACGCCGGCGGGTTTCTGGGGCTGGGGCGAGTGGAGGGGTGTCAGGTACGGTGCCCTCGGCATGACTGGGCGTTTGATTTCACCACGGGAGATTGCCTGAGCGACCCCCGCTACGACGTGCGGCGCTATCCGGTGCGCGTCGAGGAGGGCCGGGTGCTGGTGGGCGTGGCGGAGTGA
- a CDS encoding aldehyde dehydrogenase family protein gives MATSTSTTPAPTTPPAPANAAQLNAHLNTLHDNRHTWARLPLSEKIAMARRLLERTVEVAPRQVEAALRAKRIPQNSPLAGEEWLGGPVITARNLRLLIDTLEDIDRHGKPQLKNGALRTRHDGQVIVDVFPLGTLDKLMYQGFTAEVWMQPEVTPSNLASHTASFYDQDLPDGHVALVLGAGNVASIGPLDVVYKLFAEGQVCILKMNPVNDYLGPFIEEAFAEFIERGFLAMAYGGADVGAYLCHHPTVDEIHITGSDLTHDAIVYGTGPEGEKRKANDEPLLNKRITSELGNVSPIIVTPGTWSESELQFQAENVVTQLANNGGFNCNAARVLITQKDWPQREAFLNKLRSVLSDIDKRFAYYPGAEERFDTFINANDQAELFGPREGGVLPWGLIPNVPADDTDNVCFTTESFCGVMCETSLDASSPSEFLKRATDFCNERLWGTLSASILIDPRTQRADAAALEQAISELRYGSVVINHWPAVSYGLGVTPWGAFPGHTYQDIGSGIGVVHNTFLFDKPQKSVIRGPFKAFPKPPWFVTTKNTAKIAERLTRFELNPGLARFAGVLTQALRG, from the coding sequence ATGGCCACCTCCACCTCCACGACGCCTGCCCCGACCACGCCCCCTGCCCCCGCAAACGCCGCGCAACTCAATGCGCACCTCAACACCCTGCACGACAACCGCCACACCTGGGCCAGGCTCCCCCTATCTGAAAAGATCGCCATGGCTCGCCGACTGCTGGAGCGCACCGTCGAGGTCGCCCCCCGACAGGTCGAAGCAGCGCTGCGCGCCAAGCGCATCCCCCAGAACTCCCCCCTGGCCGGCGAAGAGTGGCTGGGCGGCCCCGTGATCACCGCACGCAACCTGCGCCTGCTCATCGACACCCTCGAAGACATCGACCGTCACGGCAAACCCCAACTCAAAAACGGCGCCCTACGCACCCGCCACGACGGCCAGGTTATCGTCGACGTCTTCCCCCTGGGAACCCTCGACAAGCTCATGTACCAGGGCTTCACCGCCGAAGTCTGGATGCAACCCGAGGTGACCCCCTCAAACCTCGCCAGCCACACCGCCAGCTTCTACGACCAGGACCTCCCCGATGGCCACGTCGCCCTGGTGCTCGGCGCCGGAAACGTCGCCAGCATCGGCCCCCTCGATGTCGTCTACAAACTCTTTGCGGAAGGCCAGGTCTGCATCCTCAAGATGAACCCGGTCAACGACTACCTGGGCCCCTTCATCGAAGAGGCCTTCGCCGAGTTCATCGAACGCGGCTTCCTCGCAATGGCCTACGGCGGCGCCGACGTCGGCGCCTACCTCTGCCACCACCCCACCGTCGATGAGATCCACATCACCGGCAGCGACCTCACCCACGACGCCATCGTCTACGGCACCGGCCCCGAAGGGGAAAAGCGCAAAGCCAACGACGAGCCTCTCCTCAACAAACGCATCACCAGCGAGCTCGGCAACGTTAGCCCCATCATCGTCACCCCCGGCACCTGGTCCGAGAGTGAGCTTCAGTTCCAGGCCGAAAACGTCGTCACCCAGCTCGCCAACAACGGCGGCTTCAACTGCAACGCCGCCCGCGTCCTCATCACGCAGAAGGACTGGCCCCAGCGCGAGGCCTTCCTCAACAAGCTCCGCAGCGTGCTCAGCGACATCGACAAACGGTTCGCCTACTACCCCGGCGCCGAAGAACGCTTCGACACCTTCATCAACGCCAACGACCAGGCCGAACTCTTCGGCCCCCGCGAAGGCGGCGTCCTCCCCTGGGGCCTCATCCCCAACGTCCCCGCCGACGACACCGACAATGTTTGCTTCACCACCGAGTCCTTCTGCGGCGTGATGTGCGAGACCTCCCTCGACGCCTCCTCCCCCTCCGAGTTCCTCAAACGCGCCACCGACTTCTGCAACGAACGCCTCTGGGGCACACTCAGCGCCTCCATCCTCATCGACCCGCGCACCCAGCGCGCAGATGCCGCCGCGCTGGAGCAGGCCATCTCTGAGCTGCGCTACGGCAGCGTCGTCATCAACCACTGGCCCGCCGTCAGCTACGGCCTCGGCGTCACCCCCTGGGGCGCCTTCCCCGGACACACCTACCAGGACATCGGCTCCGGCATCGGCGTCGTCCACAACACCTTCCTCTTCGACAAACCCCAGAAAAGTGTCATCCGCGGCCCCTTCAAGGCCTTCCCTAAGCCCCCCTGGTTCGTCACCACCAAAAACACCGCGAAAATCGCCGAGCGCCTCACCCGCTTCGAGCTCAACCCCGGCCTGGCCAGATTCGCCGGCGTCCTCACCCAGGCACTGCGAGGCTAA
- a CDS encoding PfkB family carbohydrate kinase, with protein sequence MRVLSAGYCTLDQIGVVESRGRGETRRELSTFSVQGGGTAATAAVALARWGVEVGMVGVVGDDERGAQIERTLTAAGVETRHMLRRKGGISQLTMVLLDAEVGRRLYVTPGNVAPLEEGEVSEGMLEGVDLLLLDGAYPAAQLALARSAKARGVSVVGELKRGGRAVAEMLLPWLDVVVTSERVASDLTGVGALQGICEGLLKRGPRVAVVTLGEEGAAGMGEDGELLREEASSIEEVDVTGAGDVFLGAVTLGVGEGWPLWRVLRFANAAAARACEGLGGRSSIGTRERIEAMIEG encoded by the coding sequence ATGCGAGTATTGTCGGCAGGCTATTGCACACTGGATCAGATCGGGGTGGTCGAGTCGCGGGGGAGAGGGGAGACGCGCAGGGAGCTGTCGACGTTTTCGGTGCAGGGAGGGGGGACGGCGGCGACCGCGGCGGTGGCGCTGGCCAGGTGGGGCGTCGAGGTGGGGATGGTTGGGGTGGTGGGAGATGATGAGCGGGGGGCGCAGATCGAGCGGACGCTTACGGCGGCGGGGGTGGAGACGCGGCATATGCTTCGGCGTAAGGGGGGGATCAGTCAGTTGACGATGGTGCTTCTCGATGCGGAGGTGGGGCGGCGGCTCTATGTGACGCCGGGCAATGTGGCGCCGCTGGAGGAGGGGGAGGTTAGCGAGGGGATGCTGGAGGGGGTCGATCTGCTGCTGCTCGACGGGGCGTATCCGGCGGCGCAGTTGGCGTTGGCCCGGAGTGCGAAAGCGCGGGGTGTCTCGGTGGTGGGGGAGCTTAAGCGAGGGGGGCGAGCGGTGGCGGAGATGTTGTTGCCCTGGCTTGATGTTGTGGTGACGTCGGAGCGTGTGGCCAGCGATTTGACGGGGGTGGGGGCGTTGCAGGGGATCTGCGAGGGGTTGTTGAAGCGAGGGCCGCGAGTTGCGGTGGTGACGCTGGGGGAGGAGGGGGCTGCGGGGATGGGGGAGGATGGGGAGTTGTTGCGAGAGGAGGCCAGCTCGATTGAGGAGGTGGATGTTACGGGGGCGGGAGATGTGTTTCTGGGTGCGGTGACGTTGGGGGTGGGGGAGGGCTGGCCCTTGTGGCGAGTGCTTCGTTTTGCCAACGCCGCGGCGGCGCGGGCCTGTGAGGGGCTCGGGGGGCGCAGTTCGATTGGTACCCGGGAGCGGATTGAGGCGATGATCGAGGGGTAG
- a CDS encoding PHP-associated domain-containing protein, whose amino-acid sequence MLIDLHAKSDISEGVKLSPRQILTKARDSGLDAVAFCETLSTARSADILALARDEFPDLNVFIGVEIPTDRGILLGFVPEVDAFYLAEEWRAITYMTTPAAEAVMQLFDKHNGVTIAARPYDLEIPFNMGDHIFTFDRLSAVEVFTPRVGALQNNFALEAATFMGLGTIGGSDPSDDLDAVGRFATFFDDEIRTQKQLVDALKNAEFWAVQIGDVEQQASSRARRPSKGGSGRGRSGRSSKGGGGRRGSKGGGRRGSKGGGRSSRGGRSRGGRSKRS is encoded by the coding sequence ATGTTGATTGATCTCCACGCCAAGTCGGACATCTCCGAAGGTGTTAAGCTCTCCCCCCGCCAGATCCTCACAAAAGCCCGCGACTCAGGCCTCGACGCCGTCGCCTTCTGTGAGACCCTCTCGACCGCTCGCAGCGCCGACATCCTCGCGCTTGCTCGAGACGAGTTCCCCGATCTCAACGTCTTCATCGGCGTCGAGATCCCCACCGATCGCGGCATCCTTCTGGGCTTTGTCCCCGAAGTCGACGCCTTCTACCTGGCCGAAGAGTGGCGCGCGATCACCTACATGACCACCCCGGCCGCCGAAGCCGTCATGCAGCTCTTCGACAAGCATAACGGCGTCACCATCGCGGCCCGACCCTACGATCTCGAGATCCCCTTCAACATGGGCGATCATATCTTCACCTTCGACCGCCTCAGCGCCGTCGAAGTCTTCACCCCCCGCGTCGGCGCCCTCCAGAACAACTTCGCCCTCGAAGCTGCCACCTTCATGGGCCTGGGCACCATCGGCGGCTCCGACCCCTCCGACGACCTCGACGCCGTCGGACGCTTCGCTACCTTCTTCGACGACGAGATCCGCACCCAGAAACAACTCGTCGACGCCCTCAAAAACGCCGAGTTCTGGGCCGTCCAGATCGGCGACGTCGAACAACAGGCATCCAGCCGCGCCCGACGCCCCTCCAAGGGCGGCTCCGGACGCGGCCGCTCCGGTCGCTCCTCCAAAGGCGGCGGCGGACGCCGCGGCTCCAAGGGTGGCGGTCGCCGCGGATCCAAAGGCGGAGGTCGCTCCAGCCGCGGTGGACGCTCCCGTGGCGGTCGCTCCAAACGCTCCTGA
- a CDS encoding FxsA family protein, translated as MLLKLLFLFTVIPLIELALLIPLGQLIGLWPTIGLVVATGLLGAVLGKLEGLRAWHAIQSDLSQGKIPADSLLDGLAVFIAGVFLITPGVLTDVAGLILLIPALRRPLKNAIRARFKAALESGTSTFFISQSSNVFGGSPFDPGSHASRSPFSGADQGDIIDITPDRPGDSTDNDSDASLPRQR; from the coding sequence GTGCTACTCAAACTGCTCTTCCTCTTCACCGTCATCCCCCTCATCGAGCTTGCCCTCCTCATCCCCCTGGGCCAGCTCATCGGCCTCTGGCCCACCATCGGCCTGGTCGTCGCCACCGGTCTGCTCGGCGCTGTCCTCGGTAAACTCGAAGGCCTGCGCGCCTGGCACGCCATCCAGAGCGACTTAAGCCAGGGCAAAATCCCCGCCGACAGCCTCCTCGATGGACTCGCCGTCTTCATCGCCGGCGTCTTCCTCATCACCCCCGGTGTCCTCACCGACGTCGCCGGCCTCATCCTCCTGATCCCCGCCCTGCGACGCCCCCTCAAAAACGCCATCCGCGCCCGCTTCAAAGCAGCCCTGGAGAGCGGCACCTCCACCTTCTTTATCTCTCAGTCCTCCAACGTCTTCGGCGGCTCCCCTTTCGACCCCGGCTCCCACGCCTCCCGATCCCCCTTCAGTGGCGCCGACCAGGGTGACATCATCGATATCACCCCGGATCGCCCCGGAGACTCGACAGACAACGACTCTGACGCTAGCCTGCCTCGACAGCGCTGA
- the fsa gene encoding fructose-6-phosphate aldolase encodes MKFFIDTADTSEIRTAAQLGILDGVTTNPSLIAKSGRPFKEVILEICELVDGPVSAEVTATDTEGMIREGREFASWADNIVVKIPLTPDGLKACKTLTDEGIGVNVTLCFSTNQALLAARAGATYISPFIGRLDDLGQSGMDLIEEIVAAYANYPNIHTQVLVASIRHPRHVAESALLGAHVATIPFNIIDKMFQHPLTDIGLEKFLKDWEKVPQA; translated from the coding sequence ATGAAATTCTTCATCGACACCGCTGACACCTCCGAAATCCGCACCGCCGCCCAGCTCGGCATCCTCGACGGCGTCACCACAAACCCCAGCCTCATCGCTAAAAGTGGTCGCCCCTTCAAAGAAGTCATCCTCGAGATCTGCGAGCTCGTCGACGGACCGGTCAGCGCCGAGGTTACCGCCACCGACACCGAAGGCATGATCCGTGAAGGCCGCGAATTCGCCAGCTGGGCCGACAACATCGTGGTGAAGATCCCCCTGACCCCCGACGGCCTCAAGGCCTGCAAAACGCTCACCGACGAGGGGATCGGCGTCAACGTCACCCTCTGCTTCTCCACCAACCAGGCCCTGCTCGCTGCCCGCGCCGGCGCCACCTACATCAGCCCCTTCATCGGCCGCCTCGACGACCTCGGCCAGTCCGGCATGGACCTCATCGAAGAGATCGTCGCCGCCTACGCCAACTACCCCAACATCCACACCCAGGTCCTCGTGGCCTCCATCCGCCACCCCCGACACGTCGCCGAGTCCGCACTCCTGGGCGCGCATGTCGCCACCATTCCCTTCAACATCATCGACAAGATGTTCCAACACCCCCTGACCGACATCGGCCTGGAGAAGTTCCTTAAAGACTGGGAGAAAGTCCCGCAGGCCTGA
- the serS gene encoding serine--tRNA ligase, with the protein MLDIKFIRENVETVKEAARNKRFDVDIDRLLELDERRRDLMSSSEKIRARRNEVAQAIPKASKEERPALIEEGKQLKEDLASYEEELVEVQAAYEGLLLMVPNVTLPEVPIGETDEDNEVIRHVGEPRTFDFEPRDHEELGELLGIIDKERGIKVGGARSYALRGAGALLEMAVMRLGMDLMVERGYEPIIGPLMVNESALVGTGFFPYGKEDTYHLEKDDKYLVGTSEVILVSLNADEILEQDSLPRRYCGFSPCFRREAGSAGRDTRGVYRVHQFTKVEQVIICEADEAKSRALHEELLGNSEALMQKLELPYRVALACTGEIGLGQVLKHEIETWMPSRGMYSETHSCSSLYDYQARRSGIRYRNEEGQMRYCYTLNNTLAASPRILIPILEHYQNEDGSVTVPEALRPYMHGIEVIRPKGA; encoded by the coding sequence ATGCTGGATATTAAGTTCATTCGTGAGAACGTCGAGACGGTCAAGGAAGCAGCGCGCAACAAGCGCTTCGACGTGGATATTGACCGGTTGTTGGAGCTGGACGAGCGTCGTCGCGATCTGATGAGCAGCTCTGAGAAGATCCGGGCGCGTCGCAACGAGGTGGCCCAGGCGATTCCGAAGGCGTCTAAGGAAGAGCGTCCGGCGTTGATCGAAGAGGGCAAGCAGCTCAAGGAGGATCTGGCGAGCTATGAGGAGGAGCTGGTTGAGGTGCAGGCGGCCTATGAAGGGCTGCTGCTGATGGTGCCCAACGTGACTCTTCCGGAGGTTCCGATCGGGGAGACGGATGAGGATAATGAGGTGATTCGGCATGTGGGCGAGCCGCGCACCTTTGATTTTGAGCCTCGGGACCATGAGGAGCTCGGCGAGCTGCTGGGGATCATTGATAAGGAGCGGGGGATCAAGGTGGGCGGGGCGCGCTCGTATGCGTTGCGCGGGGCCGGGGCGCTCTTGGAGATGGCGGTGATGCGGCTGGGGATGGACCTGATGGTGGAGCGGGGTTATGAGCCGATCATCGGGCCGTTGATGGTCAATGAGAGCGCGTTGGTGGGGACGGGGTTCTTCCCTTATGGCAAGGAAGACACGTACCACCTGGAGAAGGATGATAAGTACCTGGTGGGGACCAGTGAGGTGATCCTGGTGAGCCTGAATGCCGATGAGATCCTGGAGCAGGACTCATTGCCGCGGCGTTATTGCGGGTTTTCGCCCTGTTTCCGTCGGGAGGCGGGGAGCGCGGGGCGGGATACGCGGGGTGTGTACCGGGTGCACCAGTTTACGAAGGTCGAGCAGGTGATCATCTGCGAGGCCGATGAGGCGAAGTCGCGGGCGTTGCACGAGGAGTTGCTGGGGAACTCGGAGGCGCTGATGCAGAAGCTGGAGCTTCCGTATCGGGTGGCGCTGGCATGCACTGGCGAGATCGGGCTGGGGCAGGTGCTCAAGCATGAGATCGAGACGTGGATGCCGTCGCGGGGGATGTACTCGGAGACGCATAGCTGCTCGAGTCTCTATGACTACCAGGCGCGTCGCAGCGGGATTCGTTACCGCAATGAGGAGGGGCAGATGCGCTACTGCTACACGCTCAACAATACGCTGGCGGCGAGCCCGCGGATCCTCATTCCGATCCTGGAGCATTATCAGAATGAGGATGGGTCTGTGACGGTGCCCGAGGCGCTGCGTCCGTATATGCACGGTATCGAGGTGATTCGGCCGAAGGGGGCCTGA
- a CDS encoding efflux RND transporter permease subunit: protein MFDRLATLVLKHRLATIIAFALITLASLALAPRINFNFTPQQLFEGRGDDASYRETFAERFGREDNLIIVLIEAPDVLAPPVVSFIRDLTYELRRVEDIVDAQSLATIAIPRPESLSSEPFLGDLSNQLANAPSPFQAPPVSADQARELGDFALDEPLIAGRLISLDSSSAIVAARINTRFQDVKDLRTLNERVAEKLALYELPANTTATLAGVPPLRVEIVDSLRHEQLIFVPLTAFIYLLVLIFLFRSPGGVILPLGTVLIALLTTMAMLVLTDYPINIINNVLPTLIFVIGISDSIHMLTRQAEEVEAGRSHSEAIRQMIRHTGVACLLTTGTTAVGFLSLFSAETTILRNFGWQAACGVMLAYLATMLFLPAGLSFMRPARRIQASPDSPTSPRPIPALERLLMRAGEALLARPWTVLTISLLASGTLIAQASNVVIDTKILEVFSEDHPTFVSTQTLEEDLSGILPIEISLESPERDRFKDPDVLSRIALLQQSAALHSIVLSTESPLDYLGAARAALTGDPEQRNLLPETPEQVEQLLLLIADAPDSRSGIHAFVTSDYRNARILLRVRDAGAKANLKLARELHANLADFFPLETNITYRLTGDAYVASAALDSFIRDLIVSIFLAMGIILVLLTLVFRSIKIGIISLLPNALPLLMTLGYMGMAGININTTTIIIFAISLGIAVDDSIHFFARFIEELPRTDSLKEAILNTYFGAGRAILLTSVLLLIGLSVLTLSDFVPTQQFGTLTAMTIAGALLADLIVLPVLLYLVLGRFPLKVRKQLITTT, encoded by the coding sequence ATGTTCGATCGACTCGCCACGCTCGTCTTAAAACACCGCCTGGCCACCATCATCGCCTTCGCCCTCATCACCCTGGCAAGCCTGGCACTCGCCCCCCGCATCAACTTCAACTTCACCCCTCAACAACTCTTCGAGGGCCGCGGCGACGACGCCTCCTACCGCGAAACCTTCGCCGAACGCTTTGGTCGCGAAGATAACCTCATCATCGTGCTGATCGAAGCCCCCGACGTCCTCGCCCCGCCGGTGGTCTCCTTCATCCGCGACCTCACCTACGAACTTCGCCGCGTCGAAGACATCGTCGACGCCCAGTCGCTGGCCACCATCGCCATCCCGCGCCCCGAAAGTCTCAGCTCCGAGCCTTTCCTCGGCGATCTCTCTAACCAGCTCGCCAACGCCCCGTCTCCCTTCCAGGCCCCCCCGGTCAGCGCCGACCAGGCTCGCGAACTGGGCGACTTCGCCCTCGATGAACCCCTCATCGCCGGCCGCCTCATCAGCCTCGACTCCTCCAGCGCCATCGTCGCCGCCCGAATCAACACCCGCTTCCAGGACGTCAAAGACCTGCGCACCCTCAATGAGCGCGTCGCCGAAAAGCTCGCCCTCTACGAACTCCCCGCCAACACCACCGCCACACTCGCCGGCGTCCCCCCCCTGCGCGTGGAGATCGTCGACAGCCTGCGTCACGAACAACTCATCTTCGTCCCACTCACCGCCTTCATCTACCTCCTCGTCCTCATCTTCCTCTTTCGCTCCCCCGGCGGTGTGATCCTTCCCCTGGGCACCGTCCTCATCGCCTTACTCACCACCATGGCGATGCTCGTCCTCACCGACTACCCCATCAACATCATCAACAATGTGCTCCCCACCCTGATCTTCGTCATCGGCATCTCCGACAGCATTCACATGCTCACCCGACAGGCCGAGGAGGTCGAAGCCGGACGCTCCCACTCCGAGGCCATCCGACAGATGATCCGCCACACCGGCGTGGCCTGCCTCCTCACCACCGGCACCACCGCCGTGGGATTTTTGAGCCTCTTCAGCGCCGAGACCACCATCCTCCGCAACTTCGGATGGCAGGCCGCCTGCGGCGTGATGCTCGCCTACCTCGCCACCATGCTCTTTCTCCCCGCCGGTCTCAGCTTCATGCGCCCCGCGCGCCGCATTCAAGCCTCCCCCGACTCCCCCACCTCACCACGCCCGATCCCCGCCCTGGAACGCCTCCTGATGCGAGCCGGCGAAGCCCTCCTCGCCCGCCCCTGGACCGTGCTCACCATCTCACTCCTCGCCAGCGGCACCCTCATCGCCCAGGCCTCCAACGTCGTCATCGACACCAAGATCCTCGAAGTCTTCTCCGAAGATCACCCCACCTTCGTCTCCACCCAGACCCTCGAGGAGGACTTAAGCGGCATCCTCCCCATCGAGATCAGTCTGGAGTCCCCCGAGCGAGACCGCTTCAAAGACCCCGACGTTCTCTCCAGAATCGCACTCCTCCAACAATCCGCCGCCCTCCACAGCATCGTGCTCAGCACCGAATCCCCCCTCGACTACCTCGGCGCCGCCCGCGCCGCCCTCACCGGCGACCCCGAACAACGCAACCTCCTCCCCGAGACCCCCGAACAGGTCGAGCAGCTCCTCCTCCTCATCGCCGACGCCCCCGATTCACGCTCCGGCATCCACGCCTTCGTCACCAGCGACTACCGCAACGCCCGCATCCTCCTCCGTGTGCGGGACGCCGGCGCCAAAGCCAACCTCAAGCTCGCCAGAGAACTCCACGCCAACCTCGCAGACTTCTTCCCCCTCGAGACCAACATCACCTACCGCCTCACAGGTGACGCCTACGTCGCATCCGCCGCCCTCGACTCCTTCATCCGCGACCTCATCGTCAGCATCTTCCTGGCCATGGGCATCATCCTGGTGCTCCTCACCCTGGTCTTCCGATCCATCAAAATCGGCATCATCAGCCTCCTCCCCAACGCCCTGCCCCTGCTCATGACCCTGGGCTACATGGGGATGGCCGGCATCAATATCAACACCACCACGATCATCATCTTCGCCATCAGCCTGGGCATCGCCGTCGATGACTCCATCCACTTCTTCGCCCGCTTCATCGAAGAGCTCCCCCGCACCGACTCCCTCAAAGAAGCCATCCTCAACACCTACTTCGGCGCCGGACGCGCCATCCTCCTGACCAGCGTCCTTCTCCTGATAGGCCTGAGCGTGCTCACCCTGAGTGACTTCGTCCCCACCCAACAATTCGGCACCCTCACCGCCATGACCATCGCCGGCGCCCTCCTGGCCGACCTGATCGTCCTCCCGGTGCTCCTCTACCTGGTGCTCGGCCGCTTCCCCCTCAAAGTGCGAAAGCAGCTCATCACCACAACCTGA